One segment of Rattus norvegicus strain BN/NHsdMcwi chromosome 16, GRCr8, whole genome shotgun sequence DNA contains the following:
- the Colq gene encoding acetylcholinesterase collagenic tail peptide isoform X3 produces the protein MPPPPPLFPPPFFRGSRSPLLSPDMKNLLELEASPSPCMQGSLGSPGPPGPQGPPGLPGKAGPKGEKGDLGRPGRKGRPGPPGVPGEPGPVGWPGPEGPRGEKGDVGMMGLPGSRGPMGSKGFPGSRGEKGSRGERGDLGPKGEKGFPGFPGMLGQKGEMGPKGESGIAGHRGPTGRPGKRGKQGQKGDSGIMGPPGKPGPSGQPGRQGPPGPPGPPSAGQLVMGLKGERGFPGPPGRCLCGPPANVNNPSYGDPMYGRGSPRVPAIFVVNNQEELEKLNTQNAIAFRRDQRSLYFKDSLGWLPIQLTPFYPVGYTIKQHGTCGDGVLQPGEECDDGNPDVSDGCIDCHRAYCGDGYRHRGVEDCDGSDFGYLTCETYLPGSYGELRCTQYCSIDSTPCRYFT, from the exons ATGCCCCCGCCACCCCCACTCTTCCCACCGCCATTCTTCAGAGGCAGCCGAAGCCCG CTTCTCTCCCCAGACATGAAGAATCTTCTGGAACTTGAGGCCTCCCCATCACCCTGCATGCAAGGCTCTCTAGGCTCTCCTGGCCCCCCTGGGCCCCAG GGTCCACCTGGGCTTCCTGGCAAGGCAGGACCAAAGGGAGAAAAG GGGGATCTTGGCCGcccaggaaggaag GGTAGACCTGGACCCCCAGGTGTTCCTGGCGAGCCCGGGCCCGTTGGCTGGCCAGGCCCTGAAGGACCCAGG GGCGAAAAAGGCGACGTGGGTATGATGGGTCTGCCAGGGTCAAGAGGACCGATGGGCTCTAAG GGCTTCCCTGGATCCAGAGGGGAAAAG GGATCCAGAGGTGAAAGAGGGGACTTGGGTCCCAAAGGAGAAAAG GGTttccctggatttcctggaatgCTGGGGCAGAAA ggTGAAATGGGTCCAAAGGGAGAATCTGGGATAGCAGGACATCGGggccccacaggaagaccagggAAACGAGGCAAGCAG GGTCAGAAGGGAGACAGTGGAATTATGGGCCCACCAGGCAAACCTGGGCCTTCTGGTCAACCTGGCCGTCAAGGTCCTCCTGGGCCCCCAGGACCCCCATCTGCAG GACAACTTGTAATGGGACTCAAAGGGGAAAGAGGATTTCCAGGGCCCCCGGGAAGATGCCTTTGCGGACCCCCTGCGAATGTGAATAACCCCTCCTATGGGGACCCCATGTATGGGCGCGGCTCCCCTCGAGTTCCTGCG ATTTTTGTGGTCAACAACCAGGAGGAGCTTGAGAAGCTGAACACTCAAAATGCCATTGCCTTTCGAAGAGACCAGCGATCTCTGTACTTCAAAGATAGCCTTGGCTGGCTCCCCATCCAG CTAACCCCTTTCTACCCAGTGGGTTACACCATAAAGCAGCATGGCACCTGTGGGGATGGGGTCCTGCAGCCTGGGGAGGAATGTGACGATGGTAACCCGGATGTGAGTGACGGCTGCATTG ACTGTCATCGGGCCTACTGTGGAGACGGTTATCGGCACCGGGGCGTGGAGGACTGTGACGGCTCTGACTTTGGCTACCTGACGTGCGAGACCTATCTCCCTGG ATCATACGGAGAACTTCGGTGCACCCAGTATTGCTCCATCGACTCCACACCCTGCCGATACTTCACGTGA
- the Colq gene encoding acetylcholinesterase collagenic tail peptide precursor — MAVLNPMTLGIYLQLFFCSIVSQPTFINSVLPISAALPGLDQKKRGNHKACCLLMPPPPPLFPPPFFRGSRSPLLSPDMKNLLELEASPSPCMQGSLGSPGPPGPQGPPGLPGKAGPKGEKGDLGRPGRKGRPGPPGVPGEPGPVGWPGPEGPRGEKGDVGMMGLPGSRGPMGSKGFPGSRGEKGSRGERGDLGPKGEKGFPGFPGMLGQKGEMGPKGESGIAGHRGPTGRPGKRGKQGQKGDSGIMGPPGKPGPSGQPGRQGPPGPPGPPSAGQLVMGLKGERGFPGPPGRCLCGPPANVNNPSYGDPMYGRGSPRVPAIFVVNNQEELEKLNTQNAIAFRRDQRSLYFKDSLGWLPIQLTPFYPVGYTIKQHGTCGDGVLQPGEECDDGNPDVSDGCIDCHRAYCGDGYRHRGVEDCDGSDFGYLTCETYLPGSYGELRCTQYCSIDSTPCRYFT; from the exons CCCTTCCTGGCCTGGATCAGAAGAAACGAGGCAACCACAAAGCATGCTGCCTACTGATGCCCCCGCCACCCCCACTCTTCCCACCGCCATTCTTCAGAGGCAGCCGAAGCCCG CTTCTCTCCCCAGACATGAAGAATCTTCTGGAACTTGAGGCCTCCCCATCACCCTGCATGCAAGGCTCTCTAGGCTCTCCTGGCCCCCCTGGGCCCCAG GGTCCACCTGGGCTTCCTGGCAAGGCAGGACCAAAGGGAGAAAAG GGGGATCTTGGCCGcccaggaaggaag GGTAGACCTGGACCCCCAGGTGTTCCTGGCGAGCCCGGGCCCGTTGGCTGGCCAGGCCCTGAAGGACCCAGG GGCGAAAAAGGCGACGTGGGTATGATGGGTCTGCCAGGGTCAAGAGGACCGATGGGCTCTAAG GGCTTCCCTGGATCCAGAGGGGAAAAG GGATCCAGAGGTGAAAGAGGGGACTTGGGTCCCAAAGGAGAAAAG GGTttccctggatttcctggaatgCTGGGGCAGAAA ggTGAAATGGGTCCAAAGGGAGAATCTGGGATAGCAGGACATCGGggccccacaggaagaccagggAAACGAGGCAAGCAG GGTCAGAAGGGAGACAGTGGAATTATGGGCCCACCAGGCAAACCTGGGCCTTCTGGTCAACCTGGCCGTCAAGGTCCTCCTGGGCCCCCAGGACCCCCATCTGCAG GACAACTTGTAATGGGACTCAAAGGGGAAAGAGGATTTCCAGGGCCCCCGGGAAGATGCCTTTGCGGACCCCCTGCGAATGTGAATAACCCCTCCTATGGGGACCCCATGTATGGGCGCGGCTCCCCTCGAGTTCCTGCG ATTTTTGTGGTCAACAACCAGGAGGAGCTTGAGAAGCTGAACACTCAAAATGCCATTGCCTTTCGAAGAGACCAGCGATCTCTGTACTTCAAAGATAGCCTTGGCTGGCTCCCCATCCAG CTAACCCCTTTCTACCCAGTGGGTTACACCATAAAGCAGCATGGCACCTGTGGGGATGGGGTCCTGCAGCCTGGGGAGGAATGTGACGATGGTAACCCGGATGTGAGTGACGGCTGCATTG ACTGTCATCGGGCCTACTGTGGAGACGGTTATCGGCACCGGGGCGTGGAGGACTGTGACGGCTCTGACTTTGGCTACCTGACGTGCGAGACCTATCTCCCTGG ATCATACGGAGAACTTCGGTGCACCCAGTATTGCTCCATCGACTCCACACCCTGCCGATACTTCACGTGA
- the Colq gene encoding acetylcholinesterase collagenic tail peptide isoform X1 translates to MAGGRVTTAVLLTEICLYNWSAPVAAILVQSRALPGLDQKKRGNHKACCLLMPPPPPLFPPPFFRGSRSPLLSPDMKNLLELEASPSPCMQGSLGSPGPPGPQGPPGLPGKAGPKGEKGDLGRPGRKGRPGPPGVPGEPGPVGWPGPEGPRGEKGDVGMMGLPGSRGPMGSKGFPGSRGEKGSRGERGDLGPKGEKGFPGFPGMLGQKGEMGPKGESGIAGHRGPTGRPGKRGKQGQKGDSGIMGPPGKPGPSGQPGRQGPPGPPGPPSAGQLVMGLKGERGFPGPPGRCLCGPPANVNNPSYGDPMYGRGSPRVPAIFVVNNQEELEKLNTQNAIAFRRDQRSLYFKDSLGWLPIQLTPFYPVGYTIKQHGTCGDGVLQPGEECDDGNPDVSDGCIDCHRAYCGDGYRHRGVEDCDGSDFGYLTCETYLPGSYGELRCTQYCSIDSTPCRYFT, encoded by the exons CCCTTCCTGGCCTGGATCAGAAGAAACGAGGCAACCACAAAGCATGCTGCCTACTGATGCCCCCGCCACCCCCACTCTTCCCACCGCCATTCTTCAGAGGCAGCCGAAGCCCG CTTCTCTCCCCAGACATGAAGAATCTTCTGGAACTTGAGGCCTCCCCATCACCCTGCATGCAAGGCTCTCTAGGCTCTCCTGGCCCCCCTGGGCCCCAG GGTCCACCTGGGCTTCCTGGCAAGGCAGGACCAAAGGGAGAAAAG GGGGATCTTGGCCGcccaggaaggaag GGTAGACCTGGACCCCCAGGTGTTCCTGGCGAGCCCGGGCCCGTTGGCTGGCCAGGCCCTGAAGGACCCAGG GGCGAAAAAGGCGACGTGGGTATGATGGGTCTGCCAGGGTCAAGAGGACCGATGGGCTCTAAG GGCTTCCCTGGATCCAGAGGGGAAAAG GGATCCAGAGGTGAAAGAGGGGACTTGGGTCCCAAAGGAGAAAAG GGTttccctggatttcctggaatgCTGGGGCAGAAA ggTGAAATGGGTCCAAAGGGAGAATCTGGGATAGCAGGACATCGGggccccacaggaagaccagggAAACGAGGCAAGCAG GGTCAGAAGGGAGACAGTGGAATTATGGGCCCACCAGGCAAACCTGGGCCTTCTGGTCAACCTGGCCGTCAAGGTCCTCCTGGGCCCCCAGGACCCCCATCTGCAG GACAACTTGTAATGGGACTCAAAGGGGAAAGAGGATTTCCAGGGCCCCCGGGAAGATGCCTTTGCGGACCCCCTGCGAATGTGAATAACCCCTCCTATGGGGACCCCATGTATGGGCGCGGCTCCCCTCGAGTTCCTGCG ATTTTTGTGGTCAACAACCAGGAGGAGCTTGAGAAGCTGAACACTCAAAATGCCATTGCCTTTCGAAGAGACCAGCGATCTCTGTACTTCAAAGATAGCCTTGGCTGGCTCCCCATCCAG CTAACCCCTTTCTACCCAGTGGGTTACACCATAAAGCAGCATGGCACCTGTGGGGATGGGGTCCTGCAGCCTGGGGAGGAATGTGACGATGGTAACCCGGATGTGAGTGACGGCTGCATTG ACTGTCATCGGGCCTACTGTGGAGACGGTTATCGGCACCGGGGCGTGGAGGACTGTGACGGCTCTGACTTTGGCTACCTGACGTGCGAGACCTATCTCCCTGG ATCATACGGAGAACTTCGGTGCACCCAGTATTGCTCCATCGACTCCACACCCTGCCGATACTTCACGTGA
- the Colq gene encoding acetylcholinesterase collagenic tail peptide isoform X2, protein MMIGLSFSFTPLLLIVSGLLCHSAGYWALPGLDQKKRGNHKACCLLMPPPPPLFPPPFFRGSRSPLLSPDMKNLLELEASPSPCMQGSLGSPGPPGPQGPPGLPGKAGPKGEKGDLGRPGRKGRPGPPGVPGEPGPVGWPGPEGPRGEKGDVGMMGLPGSRGPMGSKGFPGSRGEKGSRGERGDLGPKGEKGFPGFPGMLGQKGEMGPKGESGIAGHRGPTGRPGKRGKQGQKGDSGIMGPPGKPGPSGQPGRQGPPGPPGPPSAGQLVMGLKGERGFPGPPGRCLCGPPANVNNPSYGDPMYGRGSPRVPAIFVVNNQEELEKLNTQNAIAFRRDQRSLYFKDSLGWLPIQLTPFYPVGYTIKQHGTCGDGVLQPGEECDDGNPDVSDGCIDCHRAYCGDGYRHRGVEDCDGSDFGYLTCETYLPGSYGELRCTQYCSIDSTPCRYFT, encoded by the exons ATGATGATAGGTCTGTCATTCAGCTTCACTCCTCTTCTCCTCATTGTCTCGGGACTTCTCTGTCACTCAGCTGGCTACTGGg CCCTTCCTGGCCTGGATCAGAAGAAACGAGGCAACCACAAAGCATGCTGCCTACTGATGCCCCCGCCACCCCCACTCTTCCCACCGCCATTCTTCAGAGGCAGCCGAAGCCCG CTTCTCTCCCCAGACATGAAGAATCTTCTGGAACTTGAGGCCTCCCCATCACCCTGCATGCAAGGCTCTCTAGGCTCTCCTGGCCCCCCTGGGCCCCAG GGTCCACCTGGGCTTCCTGGCAAGGCAGGACCAAAGGGAGAAAAG GGGGATCTTGGCCGcccaggaaggaag GGTAGACCTGGACCCCCAGGTGTTCCTGGCGAGCCCGGGCCCGTTGGCTGGCCAGGCCCTGAAGGACCCAGG GGCGAAAAAGGCGACGTGGGTATGATGGGTCTGCCAGGGTCAAGAGGACCGATGGGCTCTAAG GGCTTCCCTGGATCCAGAGGGGAAAAG GGATCCAGAGGTGAAAGAGGGGACTTGGGTCCCAAAGGAGAAAAG GGTttccctggatttcctggaatgCTGGGGCAGAAA ggTGAAATGGGTCCAAAGGGAGAATCTGGGATAGCAGGACATCGGggccccacaggaagaccagggAAACGAGGCAAGCAG GGTCAGAAGGGAGACAGTGGAATTATGGGCCCACCAGGCAAACCTGGGCCTTCTGGTCAACCTGGCCGTCAAGGTCCTCCTGGGCCCCCAGGACCCCCATCTGCAG GACAACTTGTAATGGGACTCAAAGGGGAAAGAGGATTTCCAGGGCCCCCGGGAAGATGCCTTTGCGGACCCCCTGCGAATGTGAATAACCCCTCCTATGGGGACCCCATGTATGGGCGCGGCTCCCCTCGAGTTCCTGCG ATTTTTGTGGTCAACAACCAGGAGGAGCTTGAGAAGCTGAACACTCAAAATGCCATTGCCTTTCGAAGAGACCAGCGATCTCTGTACTTCAAAGATAGCCTTGGCTGGCTCCCCATCCAG CTAACCCCTTTCTACCCAGTGGGTTACACCATAAAGCAGCATGGCACCTGTGGGGATGGGGTCCTGCAGCCTGGGGAGGAATGTGACGATGGTAACCCGGATGTGAGTGACGGCTGCATTG ACTGTCATCGGGCCTACTGTGGAGACGGTTATCGGCACCGGGGCGTGGAGGACTGTGACGGCTCTGACTTTGGCTACCTGACGTGCGAGACCTATCTCCCTGG ATCATACGGAGAACTTCGGTGCACCCAGTATTGCTCCATCGACTCCACACCCTGCCGATACTTCACGTGA